One genomic region from Chloroflexota bacterium encodes:
- a CDS encoding acyl-CoA dehydrogenase family protein has protein sequence MTTATGHDRESIREKLAHVLPVVEEHRGAGEADRRLPDPIVRALREAELFTLWAPREFGGHEVELPAFMAAVEEIARVDGATGWTFANLATGAVLAAHAPSDGAKELYAGGPNVTFPGSVIPRGRAIPVEGGYRLTGRWPLGSGCHHADWISSTALIFDGDAPRMGPDGAPDLHAMFVRPSEVEVLDTWHSLGLRGTGSTDFAVEDAFVPARRTFPLFTQQPQVAGPLYRLGILPLYSMSLTSVLLGIARAAIDAFVEIAKGKTPTLSQTGLATRSTIHAEVARAEAMLQSTSAYLYAVARDLMDSVTNSGAVPDDLEARRRLACAHAGTTCPRVVEMMFALAGTTPIYQGSPLEQIMRDIHTASQHLVVSPVWWEKTGQYYFGLGLGMP, from the coding sequence ATGACCACAGCGACTGGGCACGACCGCGAATCCATACGCGAGAAGCTCGCGCACGTCCTTCCCGTCGTCGAGGAGCATCGCGGCGCGGGTGAAGCGGACCGACGCTTGCCCGATCCCATCGTTCGCGCGTTGCGCGAAGCGGAGCTATTCACCCTGTGGGCGCCGCGAGAGTTCGGCGGCCACGAGGTCGAACTTCCGGCATTCATGGCGGCGGTCGAAGAGATTGCCCGCGTGGATGGGGCAACCGGCTGGACCTTTGCCAATCTGGCGACGGGAGCGGTCCTCGCCGCGCACGCGCCCTCGGATGGCGCCAAGGAGCTCTACGCCGGCGGCCCGAACGTGACGTTCCCCGGCTCCGTCATTCCTCGGGGCCGAGCCATCCCGGTGGAAGGCGGTTACCGATTGACGGGCCGGTGGCCGCTCGGGAGCGGCTGCCACCACGCCGACTGGATTAGCAGCACGGCCCTGATCTTCGACGGAGACGCGCCGCGTATGGGGCCGGATGGAGCTCCCGACCTCCACGCCATGTTCGTGCGCCCGTCGGAGGTCGAGGTCCTAGACACGTGGCACTCCCTCGGTCTCCGCGGCACCGGCAGCACGGATTTCGCGGTCGAGGACGCGTTCGTACCGGCGCGGCGGACGTTTCCGCTCTTTACCCAGCAACCCCAGGTCGCCGGTCCCCTCTACCGGCTGGGGATCCTGCCGCTCTACAGCATGTCCTTGACGTCGGTCCTGCTCGGCATCGCGCGGGCCGCCATCGACGCGTTCGTGGAGATCGCCAAAGGGAAGACGCCGACCCTGAGCCAGACGGGGCTGGCCACGCGGTCGACGATCCATGCGGAAGTCGCGCGGGCCGAGGCGATGCTGCAATCGACCTCGGCGTACCTCTACGCGGTGGCGCGTGACCTGATGGATTCTGTCACGAACAGCGGCGCCGTGCCCGACGATCTCGAAGCGCGGCGGCGACTGGCGTGCGCCCACGCCGGCACGACGTGTCCGCGAGTCGTGGAAATGATGTTTGCGCTGGCCGGGACGACACCCATCTATCAGGGCAGCCCTCTGGAGCAGATCATGCGCGATATTCACACGGCGAGCCAACACCTCGTCGTGTCGCCCGTGTGGTGGGAGAAGACCGGCCAGTACTACTTCGGGCTCGGCCTCGGCATGCCGTAG